Genomic segment of Paenibacillus polymyxa:
GAGTACATCTACATCACATTTTGCAAGCTCTTGAACAATTGCTCCGGCAATCCTGCTCTTGCCCACACCCATTTGCCCATAAAGATATAATCCTTCAACCGTTTCACCTGGAACGAACGTGCTACAGAATATTACTGCTGCCGTGATCGCAGCCAGCCTCTGCGGATCTGGCTCTATGTCATCAAAGGTAGCCTCCAGTATGTGTGATGGTATATAGTGGCTCTTGATCCTCTGTCCGATTCCCTGCTGCTTCTCATACTGCTTCAGCAAATCGCATTTCCGAAACCGGAATACCAGCTCGTCCGATTGGGTTGGACTCGGTTCCTCAACGCTCATGTGCCCCTTCTGTTCGTTTTGACATGCTTTTAAGCCGGGGCAAGCGTCGCATGCATCGCAGTATGAAAGATGCTGTGATACATCCCTGTAGTGCCTTGGACTTGTTAAATCTGCTGTCCGATCAGGGTATTTCTGTTTTAGTCGTTGGATCTCAGGGTGGTTCTCTATGTGCTGAATGGCAGCAGCTTGGCGTTCGTGAAATCGTGAAGGTACTAAAGCCTTTAATTCTTCTTGGAAGCTTCCCACATTATCAGCCTCCCTGCTTTGCTCTTAACTTAGCCAGCATTTTTTGTAAATCATCCGTGTTGTATTGCTCGTCCGATTGAAGCACAGAATCACTTTCCTGTTCACACTCAACTGTGACAGCGCTTTGATCAGCAGTTTGATGAAATGCATGCAGTGAATAAATGACCGTAGCACAGTAGCTTACACTTCTAATCTCGTCGCGCTTATGCTTGGGTTTGAAATTGTCAAATGCCTGGTCAATGCCATCTAAAACAGTTTGAAGTGGTACACCTTCTTTGATTAGCTCGTCGATCGTTTGATCATCAGCAATCGTTATTTCTAGGCCCTTCCCACGACGACGAAGATATTTATCAGCTACAGCCTGCCGATAATCAATATCCGAAGATGATATTTCATTCTGTTCAGAGTCAGTATCTGTTTCAGAAGTGGCAGGAACGGTACCTTGCCGGGAAGACGGTATCCCCTCATCTTTGGAATTGATTTCATTATCAGACGTTAAACAACAACTACTGTCTTTAATATTGTCTTTAAACATGTCTTTAGGAGTGCCTTCGTCCTTACTCCC
This window contains:
- a CDS encoding replication protein; its protein translation is MVSPQLKDGFIGIANSIWDEIISRKFTERQQKILKLILRLSYGCQKKSATIPLLTNFELCGVRIQDAKKEITYLKQCKVIEWDGKQIYSLNKNYDEWRVSLVKEWNEEKFKELISINLAVYKVTKSVSKQAGDEVKSYEKCKSGVTKSVSGDLRKVEVKEDENPCGSKDEGTPKDMFKDNIKDSSCCLTSDNEINSKDEGIPSSRQGTVPATSETDTDSEQNEISSSDIDYRQAVADKYLRRRGKGLEITIADDQTIDELIKEGVPLQTVLDGIDQAFDNFKPKHKRDEIRSVSYCATVIYSLHAFHQTADQSAVTVECEQESDSVLQSDEQYNTDDLQKMLAKLRAKQGG
- the dnaI gene encoding primosomal protein DnaI produces the protein MGSFQEELKALVPSRFHERQAAAIQHIENHPEIQRLKQKYPDRTADLTSPRHYRDVSQHLSYCDACDACPGLKACQNEQKGHMSVEEPSPTQSDELVFRFRKCDLLKQYEKQQGIGQRIKSHYIPSHILEATFDDIEPDPQRLAAITAAVIFCSTFVPGETVEGLYLYGQMGVGKSRIAGAIVQELAKCDVDVLMVYVPDFLLEVKDAIGSKTETVESKLDALRTAPVLILDDIGAETLTTWTRDEVLGPILQRRMERLPTIYTSNLTMIELKQHLANVKDSKPSEQKQNDKKAARIFERIEPFVKILPVGGRNRRRD